In Streptomyces sp. SN-593, a single genomic region encodes these proteins:
- a CDS encoding MFS transporter produces the protein MSSAAGPDTATEPDRPAAKTGTFSSLKIRNYRLFATGAVISNTGTWMSRIAQDWLVLSITGSSFAVGITTALQFLPMLLFGLYGGVIADRYPKRKILLCTQLALGVLGLALAALTLSGVVQVWHVYAIAFLLGVVTVVDNPTRQTFVVEMVGPDVVRNAVSLNAANFQAARLVGPAVAGVLITAVGSGWAFLINGVSFIAPLTGLLLMRTSELHKIERAPRGKGQLREGLRYVAGKPELIWPIVLVGFIGTFGFNFPIWLSAFANKVFDAGAGTYGLFNTLMAAGSLIGALLAARRTRTRLRMLVAAALVFGLLEVLASLAPTFWVFAVLLVPIGVFGLTFNTTANASVQLATDPVMRGRVMSLYMMVFVGGTPVGGPVMGWVTDTFGARVGFLSGGLVSAAGAAGVGLVLARAGGLRLRVDLRGGRDRSRPLIALVPRDPRPGEPAADMAGDGPAAGAGSAPVQDTPRPDGSDQPGPGRSALDQRGRPDQGAASGRGTAREQAAPDQNAPVGDPNPSGDRLTSAA, from the coding sequence TTGAGTTCGGCAGCCGGACCAGACACCGCAACCGAACCTGACCGTCCCGCCGCGAAGACGGGCACCTTCAGCTCTCTCAAGATCCGCAACTACCGGCTGTTCGCGACCGGTGCCGTGATCTCCAACACCGGCACCTGGATGTCCCGGATCGCCCAGGACTGGCTGGTGCTGAGCATCACCGGCTCGTCCTTCGCCGTGGGCATCACCACCGCGCTCCAGTTCCTGCCGATGCTCCTGTTCGGCCTGTACGGCGGCGTCATCGCCGACCGCTACCCCAAGCGCAAGATCCTGCTGTGCACCCAGCTCGCGCTCGGCGTGCTCGGCTTGGCGCTCGCCGCGCTCACCCTGTCCGGGGTCGTCCAGGTCTGGCACGTGTACGCCATCGCCTTCCTGCTCGGCGTGGTCACCGTCGTCGACAACCCCACCCGGCAGACCTTCGTGGTGGAGATGGTCGGCCCCGACGTGGTCCGCAACGCCGTCTCGCTGAACGCCGCGAACTTCCAGGCCGCCCGCCTCGTCGGCCCCGCCGTCGCCGGTGTGCTGATCACCGCCGTGGGCAGCGGCTGGGCCTTCCTCATCAACGGCGTGTCGTTCATCGCGCCGCTCACCGGCCTGCTGCTGATGCGCACCTCCGAGCTGCACAAGATCGAACGCGCCCCGCGAGGCAAGGGGCAGCTCCGCGAGGGCCTGCGGTACGTCGCGGGCAAGCCGGAGCTGATCTGGCCGATCGTGCTGGTCGGCTTCATCGGCACCTTCGGCTTCAACTTCCCGATCTGGCTGTCCGCCTTCGCCAACAAGGTCTTCGACGCCGGCGCCGGCACCTACGGCCTGTTCAACACCCTGATGGCCGCCGGCTCCCTGATCGGCGCCCTGCTCGCCGCGCGCCGCACCCGCACCCGGCTGCGGATGCTGGTCGCCGCGGCCCTGGTCTTCGGCCTCCTGGAGGTCCTGGCCTCGCTCGCCCCCACCTTCTGGGTCTTCGCCGTCCTGCTGGTGCCGATCGGCGTGTTCGGCCTGACCTTCAACACCACCGCGAACGCCAGCGTCCAGCTCGCCACCGACCCGGTCATGCGCGGCCGCGTGATGAGCCTGTACATGATGGTCTTCGTCGGCGGCACCCCGGTGGGCGGCCCGGTCATGGGCTGGGTCACCGACACCTTCGGCGCCAGGGTCGGCTTCCTTTCCGGCGGCCTGGTCTCCGCCGCCGGCGCGGCCGGTGTCGGGCTGGTGCTCGCCCGGGCCGGCGGCCTGCGGCTGCGGGTGGATCTGCGGGGCGGCCGCGACAGGAGCCGCCCGCTGATCGCCCTCGTGCCCCGCGACCCGCGGCCGGGGGAGCCGGCGGCGGACATGGCCGGCGACGGCCCTGCCGCCGGTGCCGGCAGCGCCCCGGTGCAGGACACCCCGCGTCCGGACGGCTCCGACCAGCCCGGCCCCGGCCGGTCGGCCCTCGACCAGCGTGGCAGGCCCGACCAGGGTGCGGCGTCCGGCCGCGGAACCGCCCGGGAGCAGGCGGCGCCCGACCAGAACGCGCCGGTCGGCGACCCGAATCCGTCCGGTGACCGGCTGACCTCCGCGGCGTGA
- the thpR gene encoding RNA 2',3'-cyclic phosphodiesterase, with protein MRLFAAVLPPAAAVTEVAAAVAPLRRLPGADDLRWTATDGWHLTLAFLGEVPDGVRPELHERLARAARRHAPLTLRLAGGGHFGGGTLWTGVEGDLAALTRLAGSVRAAGRRAGAAHDGTEHAFRAHLTLARAARSSQVPLAPFADALAAFRGSQWTAGTLSLVASTLPRSGVPGERPRYDTVAAWPLGRTAGPGGGPPAADG; from the coding sequence GTGAGGCTCTTCGCGGCGGTCCTGCCGCCCGCTGCCGCGGTGACCGAGGTCGCCGCGGCGGTCGCGCCCCTGCGGCGCCTGCCGGGCGCCGATGACCTGCGGTGGACCGCCACCGACGGCTGGCACCTCACCCTCGCGTTCCTCGGCGAGGTGCCCGACGGTGTGCGCCCCGAACTCCACGAGCGACTCGCGCGCGCCGCGCGCCGCCACGCGCCCCTCACCCTGCGGCTGGCCGGGGGCGGCCACTTCGGCGGCGGCACGCTGTGGACCGGCGTCGAAGGCGACCTGGCGGCGCTCACCCGACTCGCCGGGTCGGTACGGGCCGCCGGGCGCCGCGCCGGAGCGGCCCACGACGGCACCGAACACGCCTTCCGCGCCCATCTGACGCTCGCCCGGGCCGCGCGCTCCTCCCAGGTGCCGCTGGCGCCCTTCGCGGACGCCCTGGCGGCCTTCCGCGGCTCGCAGTGGACCGCGGGCACCCTCAGCCTTGTCGCCAGCACCCTGCCGCGTTCGGGCGTGCCCGGCGAGCGGCCCCGGTACGACACCGTGGCGGCCTGGCCCCTCGGCCGTACTGCGGGACCGGGCGGCGGACCGCCCGCCGCGGACGGCTAA
- a CDS encoding aldo/keto reductase has protein sequence MEYTQLGRSGLKVSRLVLGTMNFGPQTDEADSHAIMDSALAAGINYFDTANVYGWGANKGRTEEIIGSWFAQGGGRRDKVVLATKVYANMAAEDADWPNYDRLSALNIRRAVEASLKRLGTDHIDVYQFHHVDRATPWEEIWQAIDVLVQQGKILYAGSSNFAGWHIAQANEAAARRGALGLVSEQCLYNLAQRDAEMEVIPSAQHYGLGVIPWSPLHGGLLGGALRKQREGGGARSTSGRSADALKSPQQRDQIQAYEDLCDKHGVDPGDVGLAWLLTRPGVTGPIVGPRVQAQLDSALRAVELKLSQEFLDSLDEVFPGPGPSPESFAW, from the coding sequence ATGGAGTACACACAGCTCGGACGTTCCGGCCTCAAGGTCAGCCGCCTGGTCCTCGGCACCATGAACTTCGGACCGCAGACCGACGAGGCGGACAGCCACGCCATCATGGACTCGGCCCTCGCCGCCGGGATCAACTACTTCGACACGGCCAACGTCTACGGGTGGGGCGCGAACAAGGGCCGCACCGAGGAGATCATCGGTAGCTGGTTCGCACAGGGCGGCGGCCGCCGGGACAAGGTGGTGCTGGCCACCAAGGTCTACGCGAACATGGCGGCCGAGGACGCGGACTGGCCCAACTACGACCGGCTGTCCGCGCTGAACATCCGCCGCGCGGTCGAGGCCAGCCTCAAGCGACTGGGCACCGACCACATCGACGTCTACCAGTTCCACCACGTGGACCGCGCGACACCGTGGGAGGAGATCTGGCAGGCGATCGACGTCCTCGTCCAGCAGGGCAAGATCCTCTACGCCGGATCGAGCAACTTCGCCGGCTGGCACATCGCCCAGGCCAACGAGGCGGCCGCCAGGCGCGGCGCACTCGGCCTGGTCAGCGAGCAGTGCCTGTACAACCTGGCGCAGCGGGACGCGGAGATGGAGGTCATCCCCTCGGCCCAGCACTACGGCCTCGGCGTGATCCCGTGGTCGCCGCTGCACGGCGGCCTGCTCGGCGGGGCGCTGCGCAAGCAGCGCGAGGGCGGCGGGGCGCGCTCCACCTCGGGCCGCAGCGCGGACGCCCTGAAGTCCCCGCAGCAGCGGGACCAGATCCAGGCGTACGAGGACCTGTGCGACAAGCACGGCGTCGACCCGGGTGACGTGGGTCTGGCGTGGCTGCTGACCCGGCCGGGCGTGACGGGGCCGATCGTCGGCCCGCGGGTGCAGGCGCAGCTCGACTCGGCGCTGCGGGCGGTGGAGTTGAAGCTGTCGCAGGAGTTCCTGGACTCCCTGGACGAGGTCTTCCCGGGTCCCGGACCGTCCCCGGAGTCCTTCGCCTGGTAG
- a CDS encoding MarR family winged helix-turn-helix transcriptional regulator: MRLSRRLRHQRVDESLSPTEMSVLGTLARCGSATPGELARREHVQPPSMTRIVAMLEAKGLVRREPDPDDRRQVVVSRTSQAEAMLAESRDKRNAWLAELAEKLSAEELAILRQAAPVLEKLAHL, encoded by the coding sequence ATGCGGCTGTCGCGCCGGTTGCGCCACCAGCGCGTCGACGAGTCGCTGAGCCCCACCGAGATGTCGGTACTGGGCACCCTTGCGCGCTGCGGCTCTGCCACCCCGGGGGAGCTGGCCCGCAGGGAGCACGTCCAGCCGCCGTCGATGACCCGCATCGTGGCGATGCTGGAGGCCAAGGGGCTGGTCCGCCGGGAGCCGGACCCCGACGACCGGCGCCAGGTGGTGGTGAGCCGCACCTCGCAGGCCGAGGCGATGCTCGCCGAGAGCCGCGACAAGCGGAACGCCTGGCTCGCCGAACTGGCCGAGAAGCTCAGCGCGGAGGAACTGGCGATCCTGCGCCAGGCCGCCCCCGTCCTGGAGAAGCTGGCGCACCTGTGA